Proteins from a single region of Enoplosus armatus isolate fEnoArm2 chromosome 6, fEnoArm2.hap1, whole genome shotgun sequence:
- the ampd3b gene encoding AMP deaminase 3b: MRRRDTPLHKQQSTPCFGKDMPRLFPRISLSDVDEKVRLLAEKVYASALKEEDNKDALALFTVPEDCPIGLHEDRERALQKELAEQHSQESAKRKKNFKLKRSQSVALQIPSGDWATSVVSPMLSPTTPEPCLPETFPDFQRVTISGDYCAGITVEDYEQAAKSLLRALFIREKYSRLAYHHFPRTTARFLRNAENEKWQEEDEVLPDIWPFPHEGEDPYSMEGIPEDLNYELQMKDGIVHVYDNAEALKQQLPRPLPYPDLETFAIDLSHVLAMIADGPTKTYCHRRLNFLASKFYLHEMMNEMAELKELKCVPHRDFYNVRKVDTHIHAAACMNQKHLLKFIKTTYQTEEDRVVLEKDSQKITLKDVFNNLHMDPYDLTVDSLDVHAGRQTFHRFDKFNSKYNPVGASELREIYLKTDNYIKGEYFARLIKEVAKDLEESKYQHAEPRLSIYGRSASEWESLATWFIQHKIHSPNMRWMIQVPRIYDIFKSKKLVPHYAKMLENIFLPLFEATVNPQKHKAIHVFLKYVTGFDSVDDESKHSDHLFSYKSPKPEAWTTDDNPPYTYYLFYMYANIMVLNNLRKERGLNTFQFRPHCGEAGSITHLVSAFLTADNISHGLNLKKSPVLQYLYYLAQVPIAMSPLSNNSLFLQYSKNPLREFLQKGLCVSLSTDDPMQFHYTKEALMEEYAIAAQLWKLSTCDLCEIARNSVLQSGLSHQEKKHFIGCNYLEDGPEGNDIRRTNVAQIRMAYRHETLCNELSFLVDAVKTEVGTSQDE; the protein is encoded by the exons ATGAGGAGAAGGGACACACCCCTTCATAAGCAGCAGTCTACACCCTGCTTTGGGAAAG ATATGCCACGGCTTTTCCCAAGAATATCATTGAGTGATGTGGATGAGAAGGTGCGTCTGCTAGCAGAGAAGGTGTACGCCTCTGCCCTGAAAGAGGAAGACAACAAGGATGCTCTAGCACTGTTTACCGTCCCAGAGGACTGTCCCATCGGTCTGCATGAGGACAGGGAGCGGGCGCTGCAGAAGGAGCTGGCCGAGCAGCATTCCCAAGAGTCTGCTAAGAG GAAGAAGAATTTCAAGTTGAAGCGTTCACAGTCAGTAGCTTTGCAGATACCCAGTGGTGACTGGGCCACGTCTGTGGTTTCCCCAATGCTCTCCCCAACCACACCTGAACCTTGTCTTCCAGAGACCTTTCCTGACTTCCAGAGAGTAACCATCAGTGGGGATTACTGTGCAGGG ATCACAGTTGAGGACTATGAGCAGGCAGCCAAAAGTCTCCTTAGGGCTCTGTTcatcagagagaaatattccagACTGGCCTACCATCACTTCCCCAGGACCACTGCCCGGTTCCTTCGCAACGCTGAAAATGAGAAgtggcaggaggaggatgaggtcTTGCCAG ACATCTGGCCTTTCCCTCACGAAGGGGAAGACCCATACTCCATGGAGGGTATTCCTGAGGACCTGAACTACGAGCTGCAGATGAAGGATGGCATAGTTCACGTTTACGATAATGCAGAGGCCCTGAAACAACAGCTGCCTCGCCCGCTCCCTTACCCCGACCTTGAGACCTTTGCCATAGACCTGAGCCACGTCCTCGCAATGATAGCTGACGGCCCAAC GAAAACCTACTGTCACAGACGGTTGAACTTCTTGGCCTCTAAATTCTACCTtcatgaaatgatgaatgaaatggCAGAGCTAAAAGAGCTGAAATGTGTTCCACACAGAGACTTCTACAACGTCAGAAAG gtggacacacatatacacgctGCTGCTTGCATGAACCAGAAGCATCTGCTGAAATTTATAAAGACTACATACCAGACGGAGGAAGATCGCGTGGTCTTGGAGAAGGACAGTCAGAAGATCACACTGAAGGATGTCTTCAACAACCTTCACATGGACCCCTACGACCTCACCGTAGACTCTCTAGACGTGCACGCT GGAAGACAAACATTTCATCGGTTTGACAAGTTCAACTCCAAATACAACCCTGTGGGAGCCAGCGAACTGCGAGAGATTTACTTGAAAACAGACAACTACATCAAAGGAGAATACTTTGCACGTCTCATCAAG GAAGTGGCCAAAGATCTGGAGGAGAGTAAGTACCAGCATGCTGAGCCCCGTCTGTCGATTTACGGCCGCTCTGCCAGCGAGTGGGAGAGCTTAGCAACCTGGTTCATCCAGCATAAGATCCACTCACCCAACATGAGATGGATGATCCAAGTTCCCAGGATCTA tgacattttcaagTCCAAGAAATTAGTACCACACTACGCCAAGATGCTGGAGAAcattttcctccccctctttgaGGCTACTGTCAATCCACAAAAGCACAAAGCAATACATGTATTCCTAAAATAC GTGACAGGATTTGACAGCGTGGATGATGAGTCCAAACACAGCGACCACTTGTTCTCTTACAAAAGCCCAAAGCCAGAGGCGTGGACCACAGATGACAACCCTCCCTACACCTACTACCTGTTCTACATGTATGCCAACATCATGGTGCTCAACAACCTGCGCAA GGAGCGAGGACTGAACACCTTCCAGTTTCGTCCCCACTGTGGCGAGGCCGGCTCCATCACCCACCTGGTTTCCGCCTTCCTCACGGCTGACAACATCTCCCATGGACTCAACCTCAAGAAG AGTCCAGTGTTGCAGTACCTGTACTACCTGGCCCAGGTCCCGATCGCCATGTCCCCACTGAGCAACAACAGCCTGTTCCTGCAGTACTCCAAGAACCCTCTACGAGAGTTTCTACAGAAaggcctgtgtgtgtcactgtccacTGATGACCCCATGCAGTTCCACTACACCAAG GAGGCCTTGATGGAGGAGTATGCCATTGCAGCCCAGCTGTGGAAGCTGAGCACCTGTGATTTGTGTGAGATAGCCAGAAACAGTGTGTTGCAGAGCGGACTCTCACATCAG GAGAAGAAACATTTCATTGGTTGCAACTACCTCGAGGATGGACCAGAGGGCAACGACATTCGGCGGACAAATGTGGCACAAATCCGCATGGCCTACCGCCATGAGACACTGTGCAATGAGCTCAGTTTTCTAGTGGATGCAGTGAAGACGGAGGTTGGCACTAGCCAAGATGAGTGA